A stretch of DNA from Alphaproteobacteria bacterium:
CGCGCTGCGGTCGGTGAACCAGCAGAAGGCGAACACCAGGCACAGCGTGCGCACGAAGATGTCGAAGTTGACGCCGGCGAGCTGCCGCAGGGCGGCCCGATCCAACAGCACAGGGCGCGGCACGGCGATCGCGGCATTTCCCGTCGTCCGCCACAACCGGCGGCGGACCAGCCAAAGGCCGAAGACCAGGCCGGCGGCCTCGGCGACCAGCGTGCCGGCGGCAACGCCGGCCACGCCCCAGCCGAAGCCGAGCACGAACAGCAGGCTGAGGCCGACGTTGAACAGATTGGTCGCGATCTGCATCGCGACCGCGGCGCGGGTCGCCTGCTGGCCCAGCAGCCAACCGAGCACGGCATAGCCGCCGAGCGTGAACGGCGCGCCCCAGATGCGGATTGTGAAGTAGATGGAAGCCAGTGCCTCCACCGTTTCGCTGCCGTTCAGCACTGCGAAGGCAACCGCGCCGATCGGCCACTGCAGGATCACCAGCGCCAGCCCCAGCGCCGCGGCCAGCGCCAGCGGCCGGGCCAGCGCCGCGCGCAGCGCCAACGCCGCCTCGGCATCGCCGACCGCCTGCCAGCGGCCGAAGGCCTGCGCCGTCAGCCCGGTGGTCGCCATGCGCAGGAAGCCGAAGCCCCAATAGACGAAGCTGAACACCACGGCGCCGAGCGCGACCGCGCCGATATAGGCGGCGTCCGGCATGTGGCCCATCACCGCAGTGTCGACGACGCCGATCAACGGAACCGTCACATTGGAAACGACGATTGGCGCAGCCAGCGCCATCACCCGGCGCATGCCGGGCGTTTCGCCGGCCGCGTTCAACGCCAACCCCGTATCCCGCTCCGGACGGTCGGTCCCCTGTGTTGCGCAATCCTGACGAGTCGCATATTTGTCTAGGCTACCTCTCCGCCCGGTCCCTGGCCCCAGTCCGGACATGCCCACCAATACATTGATTCTCCTCCGTCACGCGAAGTCCGACTGGCACGCCGGCGCCGGCGACGACCACGCCCGCCCGCTGAACGAGCGCGGCGAGCGGGCGGCAGCGGTGATGGGGGTCTATCTCGCCCAGCGCGGCCTGGTGCCGGATCTCGTGCTGACGTCGACGGCGACCCGCGCCCGCCAGACCTGCGAGCATGTGCTGCGCCATGGCGGCATGCGGGTCGAGGCGGCGGCCGAGCCGGCGCTTTACCTGGCATCGCCGCAGACGATCCTGGAAACGGTCCGCGGTCGCCACGGCGCTGCGCGCACCGTGCTGGTGGTCGGCCACAACCCCGGCATGCAGGACCTGGTGGCGATGCTGGCCGAACGCGCCGCGGCGCCCTTGCGTGCGGCCGCCAGCGAGGGATTCCCCACCGCCGCGATCGCCATCGCCACCACCGGAGAGCCATGGGCGGCGGTAACGGCGGCGACCCTGACGCTGGCCGACATCGCCGTGCCGAAGGCGCTGGTCTAGTGGGCGCCGACACCGCCGGCACCGCCAATGCCGAGCGCGAGATCGCCCTCGCCCTCGGTGCGGTCGATCCGGCCCGCATCGCCTCGCATCCGCTGGTCAAGGCCCTCGCCATCGGTCGCGCGGCGAGCCGGCGCCTGGTGTCGACCTACTACGACACCGCCGACCGCGACCTGATCGGCGCCGACGTGGTGCTGCGGGTGCGCAGTGCGCGCGGACGCCATGTGCAGACGCTGAAGGCCGGCGACCCGAAGGGGGCCGGCCTGGCGGCGCGTGCGGAATGGGAAACGGCGCTGGACGGGCCGGACCCGATCTGGCCCACCGCCGCACCCGACAGCTTCGACGGACGGTTGGGCAAGGCGCTGTCGCGGCCGATCCGGGCGGTTTTCGTCACCGACTTCACGCGCGCGACGCGGCGTCTCGCCACGCCGGACGGCGCCGTCGTCGAGCTGGCGATCGATACCGGCGAGATTCGCGCGGGCGATGCCGCCTGCCCCGTGGCGGAAGTGGAGCTGGAACTGATCAGCGGGCCGCCGGCCGCGCTGTTCGATCTCGCGGCCGGCCTCAGCGCCGACCTGCCGCTGACGCTGCAGACGGCAAGCAAGGGCGAGCGCGGCTATCAGCTTGCCGACCGGCGCCGCAATCCCCCGGTACTCGGGTCGCGGCCGGCGCTACGGCCGGACATGTCGATCGCCGACGCGTTCGAGGCGATCGCACCCGCCGCCGCCGGCCAGGCAGTGTCGAACACGCCGGCGATTCTCGACGGCGACGATCCGGTGGAGGGCGTCCACCAGATGCGGGTCGGCTTGCGGCGGCTGCGTGCCGCCCTCGAGGTTTTCGCCCCGCATCTCGCCAAGCCGGATAGCCGGCG
This window harbors:
- a CDS encoding CHAD domain-containing protein gives rise to the protein MGADTAGTANAEREIALALGAVDPARIASHPLVKALAIGRAASRRLVSTYYDTADRDLIGADVVLRVRSARGRHVQTLKAGDPKGAGLAARAEWETALDGPDPIWPTAAPDSFDGRLGKALSRPIRAVFVTDFTRATRRLATPDGAVVELAIDTGEIRAGDAACPVAEVELELISGPPAALFDLAAGLSADLPLTLQTASKGERGYQLADRRRNPPVLGSRPALRPDMSIADAFEAIAPAAAGQAVSNTPAILDGDDPVEGVHQMRVGLRRLRAALEVFAPHLAKPDSRRIRALLRPTLRLLGPVRDLDVFADETLPPVQAAFPGDRALAAFARLTGKVRGSEARTLADHLADPAYTRAWLAVGRWLASAPVAADGPATAFATRVLGRHARRVARAGRRIDDGPLEALHALRIELKHLRYAAEFFAALFDEKAVDRQLRAVKKTQDILGHLNDLAVADAAIARIEAGAAADSARETARGAGMVRGWLGAQQPARRADARKAYHAFAEVAPFWA
- a CDS encoding histidine phosphatase family protein, whose translation is MPTNTLILLRHAKSDWHAGAGDDHARPLNERGERAAAVMGVYLAQRGLVPDLVLTSTATRARQTCEHVLRHGGMRVEAAAEPALYLASPQTILETVRGRHGAARTVLVVGHNPGMQDLVAMLAERAAAPLRAAASEGFPTAAIAIATTGEPWAAVTAATLTLADIAVPKALV
- a CDS encoding MATE family efflux transporter; translation: MALNAAGETPGMRRVMALAAPIVVSNVTVPLIGVVDTAVMGHMPDAAYIGAVALGAVVFSFVYWGFGFLRMATTGLTAQAFGRWQAVGDAEAALALRAALARPLALAAALGLALVILQWPIGAVAFAVLNGSETVEALASIYFTIRIWGAPFTLGGYAVLGWLLGQQATRAAVAMQIATNLFNVGLSLLFVLGFGWGVAGVAAGTLVAEAAGLVFGLWLVRRRLWRTTGNAAIAVPRPVLLDRAALRQLAGVNFDIFVRTLCLVFAFCWFTDRSAQMGDRLLAANAILLQFQSFMAYALDGFAFAAEALVGHAIGARRPQALRAGIRAAAGLGFAASAVFAVAYGLFGDLLVALMTDLPQVRAATADYRWWMATLPLVSVGSFLLDGIFIGATKAAEMRNAMLVSVAAFIPAGYLLSAQFGNQGLWAAFALFMLLRAVTLGLYLPRVLRAADRR